ATCtcaaaattgtagtatttgtttaTGATAGTGAGACAGAAAATGTTTGTGTTTGAAATACTGATGTGTTCAAgttaaaacttcatttttttgaAGTCCATTTGCTCCATAGTTACTAATTTTTCATTAGATTAGGCACTGGAATCTCAAAGCAAATCAGAGATGGCTTTTACCACTAGGAAACTTTTGGTAAAATAGAAAAGTCAGATAAACAGATGTGTACTAAGTAAGGTAATACTGGAGGACACATAAAGGAGTAGTATCGCATTCAAAATGGATGAGGATGGAAGAGGGGCCAGGGATGGCCTGCTGGAAGGGATGATATTATAGCAACAGGAATAGGAATTGTCACGTCAGAGTTACAGGAAGGGCATTCCAAGCCAGCTGACCTGCATCTGTAAATGCACATAAGGTGAAAATTAACAGAATATGGTAAGGGATGACCAATGCAATTAGACAATGAAATGTGAGGAAGGCAATGGTGAACCTGGAGATGTAGAGAGCATCCAGATCTTGTAGAGCCTTTCTAAAGAATATTGGTAAGTGCAACCTAcagatattttatctttttctcattTAGCTGGAAAGCACTCAATAGGAAATAAAGACCTTCATTTACAAGATTATCAGTAGATAAAATGACATCTAAAGGATTTTTATCTCCAATAGATTTTTTATATGCTTCGTGTCATTCCATtcagtgtacaaatatctcttagTATCAATGATGTTCTTATTTGAATTAGATCAAATTTATTAGTagtttaaatgtattatttgtaTCCAGTGGAAGTCTGGTCATTTTCATTATTTAGGAAGAGGCaaaattattgtaattttttctgaaatttttttattagtttagTAAATCCTTTCAATACATGCTAAAGAGATATAGAACCgagtcattcattcttttatttttaagtactgATACAAATGcaagaaatactaaaaaaaagcCCAAGCAATATTTCAATGTGCATAAATTCTGAAGGCATTTCAATAGTAATAGTAAAAATCTTGACATTAGTGCATTGAAGACCATTGGGTTATCAACAGCAGGGTCAGAAAATCTAATTGTAGCAAGATTTTTCACTAGGCATTAAATGGTAATcttgaaaataattgaaaaaaattacagCTGAGAATGTTAATTAAAGCATTATTAagggtaaaataatgaaaaatatattatttttgtatccattttggaaaacataagTTGGGAGGaaaatgagatatttttaatttgtgaaaGTCATCAGGAACTAAAATGTCTTTGTTTATGTTTTAAGCTTTCTTCTTCACCCAAAGCCTTACAAGAATACTTAAATGTTTTTCGAGTAGTTCACAGGTTGATCTAAATTCAGATTCAATCAGTGCAATTAAAAATCCAGTGAAAATCATATACTGCAAGCCTGTTAGATTTTATATCAtttgaacaaaatattaaatatttgtgaGTGCATGCCTGGAAAAgaaggtatttttcatttttgtcacATACTTCTTCAAGGACATGAAAGTATTTTGCTTGACCAATCTCCTAATGTATCTGTAAGGATGATAAAGTGGAGGGCTGGTCATTTTATGTAGTATTTGTTATTGTTTAGTTAGGTGGTTTTGGttgcaaaaaacaacaaaataaaactgagttTGATTCAAATTGACAAAGAGGTTATGTACATTATACTTTAGGAAATTAAGTGAAACTTAGAAACAAAGCTAAATGGGAACCAAATCATGGCTCATTAAAACCAGTGAAAAATAGTGATTACCAGAATAGCAAGACTGACGATACACCTTGGAATCCctgaaatgaaagcatatatgATAGGTCTTCAGCAGCCTAAGTTCTTGGCTTTTTACTGTAATGAAAGAAGTATGCACCATGCTCATTGTGAGCTGACTCTGTGGTTAGATAAGGCTTAGTTTCTTATTCCTGCTTTACCACTTATTAGCTGAGTAGACATTAGGCAAGTTAtctttcttttgtaaaatgtCTATAGTAATAGTATCTATTGCTATGGTTTGAAGCGTTGAAAGAGATCATTTGTCTAGAAGTACTTGGTACATCACAGTTCGGAACTGTGctgctttctccttctctttcttctttttcttcatcattGGTACCCTGATATTAATATGGTTCATACATTTTCTGTGCTTCTGCTTCTTTCACTGTATACTTTCAACTTGTCTCAACATTACCAATTCATTTAGCTTTTATTCAAGTCTTTTCTTTACTCATAGCTGTGATTTCCTCATAATGTTACCTTGTTTATAGCTCTACACTATGTCCTTTGTAGTTTAGTTTTCTGCCAATCTTATCTCTAAAGGTCCAAAATAAAACTCCAAGGGGAAGAATATGTCCAACTAGTTTCGGGTCACACCTTAGTCTGTGATTCTCTTATGCTCCGATCAGTAACTTATTGAGTCCTGTGGCATGTTTGGTGCTGCCCAACAGAGGCAGGAGTGCAGCATTCTACCCAGAGGGCTCTGATCATGGCTGCCACATACTATACCATCtaaaaaaaatagacataaaaaGTTAAGATTAAACTACTTAACAAATTATAGAACCAAAGTGAATATTCAAGACTGGGTCTTGAATAGTGATTTTTGTGCCTTCTACCCAATACTCTTTTGAATAAACTAAATATTCTTGATAATCTTGAAATTTTTGCACCATTATAAAGTTGCTCTGCAAAATTATTGGATAGTTTTGCTactgataaatttttaaaaaacccttagggatcagaattttattatttattgtttcaCTGTAAACCAAATTCTACTCCATGTCTTGGAAAAATAATGTTTAACTTTAAAATGTATCCTTTATACTTGAATTCTGTTgacttgttcttttttctttaacttttcccAGGCTGCTAAATTGGCTGTCACAGTACAAGCCTTGGAGTCCCAATGGGGGACTCTGGATCAAGGCGATCTACCCTGGTCTCCCGGTTGCCAATTTTCAGAAGAAGTATTAGCAGAAGACATGATTCTCTTCCTTCTTCACCCTCCTCCAGTAATACAGTTGGCGTCCACAGTTCTTCTCCTTCCAGCACTAACTCAAGCTCGGGTAGTACAGGTAAACGGAGGAGTCTATTCCGTACTCCTTCCATTAGCTTCCACCATAAGAAGGGGAGTGAACCCAAGCAAGAAGCTACCAACCAGAACCTAAGTATTTCAAATGGTGCTCAACCTGGTCACAGCAGTATGCAAAAACTGAGTTTGGAAGATCATATTAAAACCAGGGGAAGGCATTCTGTTGGTTTTAGTACTTCACGAAATAAGAAGATAGCAAGATCTTTGACAGAGGATTTTGAAAGGGAAAAAGAGCACTCAACTAATAAGAATGTCTTTATAAATTGTCTAAGTTCTGGCAAAAGTGAGGGGGATGATTCTGGATTCACAGAAGAACAAACACGTCATTCTGTAAAGCAATCAACAAAGAAGCTGCTTACTAAATCTTTTTCATCTCATCATAAATTTTCTAAGCCAATTCCACAGAGCCAATCCATTTCATTGGTACAACAGTCTGGATTCTCATTGGAAATTGCACAGTACCAAGAGAGAGAACCTGTATTAGTAAGAGCTTCTCCATCTTGTTCTGTGGATGTAACAGAACGGGCAGGAAGCTCTTTACAATCTCCTTTGCTTTCTACTGATCTTACCACAGCTCAGACACCTTCGGAGTTCTTAGCTTTGACTGAAGATTCTGTGTCTGAAGCAGATGCATTTCCTAAAAGTGGAAGCATGGTATCCCACTGTGACAACTTTGGACACAGTGATTCTACCTCTCAGATCTCTCCCAATCCTGCTGCTGTTAAAAAGACAACAGTAGACTTTATGGGAACTGTACCTTGTGCAAATCTGTCTCCTGGGAAATATAGGTTAGAAAGTCGATGTAGCACCGAATTGAGTTCCTTACCAGAAACCTCTGCTGCTAATCAGAAAGAAGTGTTATTGGAAATCTCTGAACTACCTGTTATGAATGGGAGTGACTCAGAGAATCACCTATCAGCAGATACACAAAGAGAAGAGCATCTGATATTACAGAATGGTGAAACAATGCTGGCAACAAGCTCCCCAAGGAAACTTGGATTTCATGAGCAACATAAAGTAATAGCTGAATGTGTTAAAGGGATCCATCCTATATCAGATTCAAGGATTATACCTTCTTCTGGTGATCATCACATTTTTAACAAAACTTCATATGGATATGATACAAATCCTGCCAAAGGTATGCtggttttctttatataataaatattatttataattttcatgaCAGTTTATTCAGTTTTCTTACTCCATCTCATGAATGgaaactacattttctttatttttcattccctAATCTTCCCTAGTTATAATTTGTTTAAAatcattatttacttttaaacttGCTTCAATTATGTTATGCTGAAAATGTGACTCACCAATATTACTCATATTTTTTAGTTATGTTATCCAGATTCTGACCCTCAGAAGAGAGTGGAAGTTAATTTTATTTGCAATTTGGGTTTATGTGGAATAACATCTTTCTTTATTAGACTTCATGATAGAGTATTGGTATTTCTTAGTTAATAAAATGGATATATTTCAGCCAAgaccattataaaataaatttatatatttaaaattttattacctaTTTCAACAGAGAACTCTTATTAAATAATATACGTATTTTGGCACAAATAATCTCTATCTCTAGTACAACAGAATTGCAAGCTTTAAAAATACTGTCTCTGGAGTCTGGAAGGACTGGTTCTCATCTTGCCTCTGTCATTAACTCTCTGTGTAACCTTGGGTACCCTCTCTTTGCTTTAAAAAGGATGGATGGTTGAAATACTGCAGTCTGTTATTTAACAGAAAATTTTGTCTAATACCAATTTCAATTCAAGAAAATTGTTGAATATATACCAGCTACTGGACTGTATTTggcattatttttatcatttttttcctccgCAGTGATCACTATTACTACTGCTGCTCCTATTGTTACTACTAGTACTAACTAGTTCTCCCAACATTGAATGATTATCATGtcgtatttccttttctgtgcattTCCCCAAATTATCAAAGTCACAGTTATTATTGTAACCCATTTTATGTGCAAGGCAATTGGAGCACAGATAGGTTAAGTACTATGTCCACAGTTACAAAGATAGCACATAATTGTTTGGGGTAGAAACCCTATAAGGTAGGCACTAGTATGTAACCCATTTTACAAATTTGAAAACTCAGACTAAGACATTATATAGCTGGTAAATAGCACAGACAAGTTACAACTATCTGAGTCCAAAATTCAGGTTCTTAATGACTAGACTATAGTTCACATCATGACCCTGGCTCTTTACcaaacatgaaaaataatactagaatattgaataaaatttataataagtaaaattatatattatagtGTCAGGAATCTCATGATTTATTTAACTGGTCCTCCATGAATATGGCAGTTTCAAAGTTTCAGATGTGTTAATTGTCCAGCTATATAATTGTATAGCTTAATATTTTTCACATTCGATACAAAAGAGCACTTTTATGCATTTGcatactttttttcattttttattcttggtAGCTTTGTTCTTTTGGCTTTAGTTATACCTGCTTACTTAATAATATAAGAATAATGATGATGACGCTCCTGCTTTTGTAAACTTAATATGTGCCCAAAAAATTTGACGTAATTTGAAGgcattgtttcatttaatcctaacCAAAATTTTATGTGGCAGTTGTTGATAACTAAGTTTTAGGATTAAGTCATTAACTATGAAATCACATCATTAGCAAGTGGTGAATCTCTTATTGGAATCtagacatattttaaaagaaatagcaCAAAAAAGGGTAGATATGTGCTTGTCCTGGTTATATTTAGTTCTTATTTAGAAATGATGACTTGCCTGGGCATCAAATTGAATACTGTACATATCCATTTCTGTGGAAACTAGGGAATTACCTGGATGACTATTGAATTGTTGACTAAGATCCTAAATGCAAGCTACTTAACatattaaattaatttcactGAATTTGACAGTATATAATTTGTTCTTGGACATTGGCTATTCATATTAtttgcagtttttaaaatagaGGTAGGCAGGTAAGCCAGTAATGTCAACAAGGAAAAGATGATCGTATACTATCCTTCATTTTGTGGGACTGGTAGGAATGTATGCTGATACAGCcatacagaaaacagtatggaagtttttcagaaaattacaaatagaactaccatatgatcctaTTGCTATTAATAGGGATTTTATAACTTGGAAGTTTAAATTTGTAAAACCAGTTAAATAAgtgtattttatttaagaaaaggtTGCTATGGACATTAAGTTCTGTAGTATTAAATTTATTCTGTATTTATTATGAAAGATGTTAAGCTAGTATTTAATAAACATCTGAAAGTATTCGGTATATGATCATATCAAAATTAATAATGTAATGTTTAGCTCTCTGGCAATTTAGCTTTCCTTCATTACCttgaaaagttaattaaaaataactgCTGTATGTTGGCTTAGTAGGTTTTGGCCAAAACTCTTTAAACCAGTAGATGAGCTTAAATAGAAAAgttcatccattcacctactcactcattcattcattcaacaaatagttgtTTTGTCAGTGTCTTGGGTTCTAGGGAAATAGAGATAAACAGAATAAGCATAAATTCCTACATTCATGAAGCTTAGTATCTTGGGGATACTCAGACagttaatatacaaataaataaatgtctgatGGTTGTAACTGCTGAGGATAAGTTTAAAGCAGAATAAAAGACTAGAAAGTGGGAGGTAAAATTGTAGTTTGTCttgtttccagctttattgataaataattgacaaaattgtaagatattttaaCTACACAATGTGATAATTTGGTATAATGTACATTGTGAAAGGTTTCCCCCCActaagttaattaacacatcctttACCTCACAgttaccattttttttccttggtgAAAATATTTAAGTTCAATCTTAGCAAATTTCCATTATACAATATGGTGTTATTAGCTAGGGTCACCTTGTTATATATTAGATCTCAGACcgtattcatcttataactgaaagtttgtaccctttcacCAACCCCTCCTTATTTCCCCCACCATCCAGCTCCAGGCAATCAATCAATTTTCTACTCTTTGTTTCCATTAGTGtaactttctatttttatatttcacatgtaAATGATATCATCCAGTATTTGTCTTCtatttggcttatttcagttacCATAATACACTCCTCATCATAATGTGAgattatatatatagatatatacacacacacatatatatagtatacatatacatatgtgtgtatatatatatgttgcatCTTCTTTTTCTGTTCATCTGTTGAAAGATTGttacttccataccttggcttttGTACATAAAAATGCTGCTTTAAACATGAGAGTACACATATCTCTTGAGataattatttcatttcctttgcatataTACCAGAAatggaatggctggatcatattgtagttctatttataattgtttgaaaaacttccatactgtttctGTAGTGGCTGTATCaacatacattcccaccaacagtgtataactgttccctttc
This sequence is a window from Manis pentadactyla isolate mManPen7 chromosome 5, mManPen7.hap1, whole genome shotgun sequence. Protein-coding genes within it:
- the CCSER1 gene encoding serine-rich coiled-coil domain-containing protein 1 isoform X3, which gives rise to MGDSGSRRSTLVSRLPIFRRSISRRHDSLPSSPSSSNTVGVHSSSPSSTNSSSGSTGKRRSLFRTPSISFHHKKGSEPKQEATNQNLSISNGAQPGHSSMQKLSLEDHIKTRGRHSVGFSTSRNKKIARSLTEDFEREKEHSTNKNVFINCLSSGKSEGDDSGFTEEQTRHSVKQSTKKLLTKSFSSHHKFSKPIPQSQSISLVQQSGFSLEIAQYQEREPVLVRASPSCSVDVTERAGSSLQSPLLSTDLTTAQTPSEFLALTEDSVSEADAFPKSGSMVSHCDNFGHSDSTSQISPNPAAVKKTTVDFMGTVPCANLSPGKYRLESRCSTELSSLPETSAANQKEVLLEISELPVMNGSDSENHLSADTQREEHLILQNGETMLATSSPRKLGFHEQHKVIAECVKGIHPISDSRIIPSSGDHHIFNKTSYGYDTNPAKVLASSLSPYREGRFIERRLRSSSEGTAGSSRMILKPKDGNVEEVNSLRKQRTGSSSSKMNSMDVLNNLGSCELDEDDLMLDLEFLEEQNLPASTVCRDDSHHSVVSHAAVVLTPMEPTIEMKKREELKFPEPSKQNLSLKLMKDTDQEARCSHIGRMPSSPSSDWPLQGVDENAGLDSLPFRLMLQDCTAVKTLLLKMKRVLQESADMSPASSTTSLPVSPLTEEPLPFKDIMKDECTILKLQLKERDEVISQLQEELEKVQHIQKAFASRVDKSTQTELLGYDSLNLKRLEAVQGGREGTAYGSAPVPFRRQLCYIPKSNCEPKSQHKGQKSNAYSHRGPF
- the CCSER1 gene encoding serine-rich coiled-coil domain-containing protein 1 isoform X4, with translation MGDSGSRRSTLVSRLPIFRRSISRRHDSLPSSPSSSNTVGVHSSSPSSTNSSSGSTGKRRSLFRTPSISFHHKKGSEPKQEATNQNLSISNGAQPGHSSMQKLSLEDHIKTRGRHSVGFSTSRNKKIARSLTEDFEREKEHSTNKNVFINCLSSGKSEGDDSGFTEEQTRHSVKQSTKKLLTKSFSSHHKFSKPIPQSQSISLVQQSGFSLEIAQYQEREPVLVRASPSCSVDVTERAGSSLQSPLLSTDLTTAQTPSEFLALTEDSVSEADAFPKSGSMVSHCDNFGHSDSTSQISPNPAAVKKTTVDFMGTVPCANLSPGKYRLESRCSTELSSLPETSAANQKEVLLEISELPVMNGSDSENHLSADTQREEHLILQNGETMLATSSPRKLGFHEQHKVIAECVKGIHPISDSRIIPSSGDHHIFNKTSYGYDTNPAKVLASSLSPYREGRFIERRLRSSSEGTAGSSRMILKPKDGNVEEVNSLRKQRTGSSSSKMNSMDVLNNLGSCELDEDDLMLDLEFLEEQNLPASTVCRDDSHHSVVSHAAVVLTPMEPTIEMKKREELKFPEPSKQNLSLKLMKDTDQEARCSHIGRMPSSPSSDWPLQGVDENAGLDSLPFRLMLQDCTAVKTLLLKMKRVLQESADMSPASSTTSLPVSPLTEEPLPFKDIMKDECTILKLQLKERDEVISQLQEELEKVQHIQKAFASRVDKSTQTELLGYDALWNPTCTEGLFKTVHIST